GAATAAAAAAGAAAAAACCATGCGGGGAAAGTCTCTTTATAAGAGACCGGGAAAGATTCGTTACAATTTCAACGAACCGGAAGGGGACGAAATCGTATCGGACGGCAAAACTCTTTATATTTTCATCAAGAGGTTAGGTGCCGTCGGCAAACAGGACTTAAGTTTGGATAAGAAAAATTCCTCCGGAGCGCTTTTTACTACGAACAGTGCCGACGGATTGTCACGTTTGTTTCGCAAATATCATTATAAATTCGACGCGATCGAACAACCCAGAATCGTTTTTGAAAAAGACCCTACCAAATACTTTGTTTTGGAATTGGACCAAAGAGAAAAGATCGGCGGGTTTGAAAAAATGAAGTTGTTTGTAGACTCGGAATCCTATCTGATCAAAAGAGCGATTGCAACGGACGGACGCGGCAAAGAGACTACAATTGCATTTTCTAATATTAATTTTGAAGAAGAGATTCAGGATGGAGTGTTTAATTTTCACATGAGTGGGAATGCAAAGATAGTAAACAATCCATTGGTTTCTGAGAACTAATCCCTGTTAAGAGGAAAAACGTTTTGAATACGAAAAGAGTAGGCCAAATCATAAAAGAAGCCAGAGAGGAAAAAAAACTCTCTGTAAAAGATGTAGCTAAAGATACGAATATCGCAGCGAAGTACATCATTGCCTTGGAAACGGAAGATTATTCCCAGTTTCCAGCGGAAACGTTCGCACTTGGATTTTTAAAGAATTACGCCAGTTATTTGAAATTGGACACTGCGATGTTACTCAATTTGTACCGCGGCGAACAAATAGAAGAATCGCAAGCACCTTTGGAAGAACTTACCCGGCCTACGACTTCCAGCTTCACTTTGGATCGCAACAAACTCATCACGATCGTTTCCGTTGCCTTGTTTGTTATATCGGCTTATATCATCTACTTGAGTTTTCAAGAATCGGGCTCCTCCATCGCCGATGAAGAGACAACAACTTCATCCTCCGAATCCACCCCCGTATCTTCCGCCGAGATTCCTTCCGGAATCAATTTTGTTTCTCAAAGTGTTCCCGAAAATGCAAGTGTCCCTTTCATCCTAACAGAAGATAGGGGAGTGTCTTTCAGCGTGAACAACCAACAATGTAAGATGTTCATTAAGGGAGTTCAAGGCGGAAAGGCCATCATAGGATTCAATATTTTCCCTGAAAAGAACGTATATAGTTTTCAATCCGCCGAAGGAGAAGAGACTGTTCTTTCCTATAAAATAGCGGAACTTTCCGCTCTTCGCCGTGATATCAGAGTTGTGACTCAAGCAGTGACCGAAAAATCAGCGAAAGTACTCGTGACTCTCAAAGAAGAAAGAGAAGGAGTCGCCTCCAAACCGGTAGGAGATGTTCCCATTCAGGTTACATTGTTTTTCTCTAAACCTAGTTATGTGGAATTCGTAATCGACGGTCAAATGGGAGAAAGAGGACTTGTTTCTGCGGGTGAGGTCAAACATTTGGAAGCAAGAGACCGCCTGGAAATGAAAGTTGGTGACGGTGGTGCGGTAGAAATGGTTCAAAACGGAAAAGAAAGATCCGTTCTGGGCAAGCCTGGCAAACTCGTGAAAAAGATATTCATACGCAAACAAAATCCTTATGATTCTACCCAGTCCATCATTGGGGAGTTAGGCGAATAAAATGCCGAAGACCAAGGAAAAGGAAGACACACTCCCTAAGTCGTTTTATATTACGACTCTGGGGTGTCCCAAAAATACAGTCGATTCCATGAGCATGCACCAGTCTCTTTTAAAAGAGGGACTGCTTCCTGCAAATGATCCTGAAGCGAGTGATTTTCACCTGATCAATACTTGTACTTTTATCCAAGACGCAACCAAGGAAACGATCCAAACGATACTTGATTCCATTGATTTGAAAAAAAAAAATAATCAAAAACTGGTAGTAGTAGGGTGTTTTGCCGAACGTGCGGGCAAAGAAATCTCGGATGATCTTCCGGAAGTAGATCTTCATTTCGGAACAGGGAAATACGATCAAGCCGGAGATATTTTAAAAAAGACATTCCCTCTCGATTTCAAAGAAATCAAGGAATTCAACGAAGACATTTTGGAAAGACTCACTCTTTCCAATTCCATTGAAAATTATTCCAAACCTTATTCTTATGTAAAAATTTCCGACGGATGCAACCGTGGTTGCCATTTTTGCATCATTCCGAATTTAAGGGGAAAGTTCAGGGATTCTTCCGAGGAATCAGTGTTAAGCGATACTCGCCGTGCAATCGCTGCCGGTGCAAAAGAAATCGCACTTGTTTCGCAGGATACCGTGTTCTACGGAAAAGACACTGATAAATTGCTCGGGTTGATTGAGTCCGTTTCCGAAGTGGAAGGGCTTCAGATTTTAAGATTATTATACCTTTATCCTGACAAAAAAACGGAAAGGCTTTTGGATCTTTACGGCAAAATCGACAAGATCGCTCCTTACCTGGAATCTCCTCTCCAGCACGTATCCAAATCCGTTCTGAAATCAATGAACCGAACCGGAGAGTATTCCTATTTCAAATCTTTGTTTGAAAAAGCAAGATCGGTAAAGCCGGGGCTTGAGATCCGCACTTCTTTTATCTTGGGTTTCCCGGGTGAAACTATGGCGGATGTGGATGAGATCATTCGATTCATCCAAGATGTAAAACCGGAAAAGGTAAATCTATTTCCTTACTCTCCTCAGGAAGGAACCAAAGGTTTTGATTTGGAAGGTAAGCTCAAAGACAAAGAGATTTCCAAACGTGTGAATTTGGTGAGAGACGCTTATCTGGAAGTTTTAAAAGACACACACCAATCCAGGATCGGCAAAATATATCCTGCCATCGTGGATGAAGTCACGGAAGAGGGAGCAACTGTTAGGAGATTTCAGGACGCACCTGAGATTGATGAAGTTGTTTTTGTGGAAGATCGTAATTTACAAGTCGGCCAGATCGGAAAAGTGCGAGTGGAATCCTTTTTCGAATTGGATATGGCAGGTTCTTGGGTAGCTTAATGGAAGATTGGAAAACAATAGCAAATATCCCTAATTTACTTACCGTACTTAGAGTTCTCGCGCTTCCTTTTTTTATTTTTGCGCTCTTTCAAAAGGAAATCAATTATCAGATTTTCGCTTTTGTACTGTTTGCATTGGCATCTATCACGGATTTGGTGGATGGATACTTAGCGCGTAAATGGAATCAACAAACAGAGTTTGGAAAATTTTTAGATCCGCTTGCCGATAAGTTTTTGGTAATCGGTTGTTTCATTACGTTTTTATTCATTCATGAGCCGATTGAAGTTTGGATGGTGGTACTCATCATCGGTCGTGATATGTTGATTACTTTTTTACGCTATATTGCTGTGCGTTCAGGAACTTCTTTACGAACCACGATGATGGGAAAAGTAAAAACAGCATTTCAAATGGGTGCGATTTTGATCATACTTGTGATCTTTATGCTGATTTCGGGCAAAAGAAGAGCGATGATCAACGATATGTATTCCCTAGGCAGAACCGCCGGACTGAGTACGTTTGAAATCGCTTGCGCCAATGCGCATGGATTTGTGGATTTAGTCAGTTCGGAAAAGGAAAAAGAAAGTTCGGAAGTTTTCACATCCATTGCTTCTTTCGTTCCTTATTTCGGAATGTTATTCACTACGATCATCACAGTGATTTCCGGGCTTCGTTATATTTTTACCAATTACAAGCTGCTTGGTTTTTCCAATTTGAGAAGGATTTTTTATGACAGAATTAAATCTTAGGGAAATTTTAAACAAAGCCATCTCAAAAGCCCATTTAACAAAAGAAGAATCAAAATTCTTTTTGAATGAAGTAATGAATGGAAAGGTTTCCGAGATCTTACTCGCTTCCTTTCTCACCGCGTTGAAACAAAAAGGGGAAACCTTGGAAGAGTTAGTCGGCTTTGTTTCCGCAATGCGGGAAAATGCGGAAAAACCTACATCCCGGTTTGATTTTGATTTTATAGATACTTGCGGAACAGGGGGGGACGGAAGAGGTTCTTTCAATATCTCCACTCTTTCCGCTTTTACTTTGGCGGCTTTGGGTGCCAAAGTCGCAAAACATGGAAACAGATCAGTGTCTTCACTTTCCGGTTCTTCCGATATTTTACAATCCGTAGGATACGATTTTGAAAGACCGAAAGAGGATCTGGAAGCCGAATTTACCCGGACAGGGTTTGTGTTTTTATTTGCCCCGGCTTGGCATCCGTCCATGAAGTATGCAGGTCCCGTTCGAAAAGAATTGGGCTTTCGCACTTTTTTCAATCTGATCGGACCTCTTTCCAATCCTTTTCGACCTGCATTTCAAGTGGTCGGGGTCTATGAAAAAGCCTTACTTTCGACTGTTTCCGGGATTCTGAAGGAACTGGGGAGCAAACGATCCATTGTCTGCCACTCTGAGGATGGTTTGGATGAATTTTCCATTTTCGCCCCGACCGATTACAGCTACTTTGACGGAAAAACTACGCAGAGTTTGCGTTTTGACCCAAAATCCCTTCCTTTGAAAAAACAGATTGAACCTAAGGATGTCTTTGCAAATTCTAAAGAAGAATCTTTTCGACTTTTTTCGGAGGTTCTATCGGGAAAAGAAACTTCCGGTACCGATATGGTGGCTTTGAATGCGGGAGCAGGGCTTTTTGTTTTGGGCAGAGTGGAAAGCATAGAAGAAGGTTTCGGACTCGCTAAACAGTCGATTTTAGAGAAAAAAGTTCTCAAATTCACTCAGGAAACATTGAATTTAACCTTAGCTGTTTCATCCTTGGACAAATAGATAATTATGTATACAATCCAATTACTCGCATCCTCATTTTTCTTCTTCGCGCAAGACGCAGGAGCAGATAGCACAAAGTCTTCCTTTCAAACACTTCTGATCATTCCGATCATGTTAGTTGCCATGTATTTTCTGGTGATCCTTCCCAATAAAAAGGAAGATAAAAAAAGAAAAGAAATGATCGCAAATTTGCAAAAAGGCGACACAGTAGTGACTAATAGCGGACTCCACGGAAAGATTGTAGAGTTCAAAGACAATAATGAAACAGTTGTTATTAACATCAGTGCCAATACAAACGTTACATTCGAAACCTCAGCAATTCAAAAAAAGAAATAGATAATGAAAAACTCCTCTGTCACAATCTTGCTAACATTTGCTATCTCTTGGCAGATTATGGCACAGGATTCTCTTGATTTTTTAGATAAGGTGAACGATAAGCCCAAGTCGACTGCTACCGTAAAACAAAAAGAAGAAGCTGCAACAACAACCGTTACCAAAAAGGTTACGGATAAAGCTGTTGCTACTACTTCCACCAAGAAGAAAAGATCTAAGAAGAAAAAAGCGGCATCACTTGCTGCGGAAACAAATTCCAATTTGAATCCCAACCCGGTTCAAACCAATCCCAATCAAACTGCTGTTATTCCCGTAAATCCTGAACCGAAAAATCTATCCGAGCCTGTCTTGAAAGTAGAGGAAGAGGTTTCCGTTTCAGGACTTTGGATTGACCCGAAGATTTATGTGGAGCCGGACGGACTTCCCGGTTTTGGCGGGGATGCTACTTTAGTTCGTTCTCAAAATCCAGATGACAAATCGCTTGGAAATTCCGTATCGACAGTTGCAAGCAAACCTTTGTTCAGTTTCTCCGAATTTTTTGATAAATACAAAAAAGCAATGTTGATTCTTGGTTTTATCATACTATTTGCATTCTATCGATTGCGAATGGCAAGACCTAGCTCAAGTTCCAACAACCGCCCGTATAGAAGATAATTTTACTTTAGGAGCATATCGTTTGCGATCGTTTAGTTTACTATTAATCCCGGCTTTAATTATAGCTGTTTCTTTTACCATTCTGTATCCGAATTTTGCAGATAGAACACTCAATCTCTCTGTACAACCCGACGTTTATAATTTGGATGAAGAAACCAAACAAAAAGTCGTTTCCGGATTCTTCGAAAGATGGGAAAAAGATTATAATGCAAACGGAAAATGGTTCATAGAGCCAAACGCCGGTTTACCTCCCAAAGAAACCCCTATTTACAAAGTAAAAGGAAGATTCATTACTTCCGCAAAGATCAATCAAATCTCTCAAGAAAATCAAAAATTGATTTTAGAGTCTAAGAACAAATTGGAACCTACTTTGATCGAAGAATTGATTCGAGGAGGAAAGTCCCTTTCCATAAAACTCGGGTTAGACTTACAGGGTGGTATGCGAGTTGTTTTGAAAGGCGACTTCGAGGATTATAGTGCAAAACTCCGTGATATTTACGCAAAAGAAATTTCCGAATTAAAAGCCACGATCGCTGATGTTGCCAAACCGGCAGAAGATAAGAAAAAAGCTACTTCCCGATTGGAAGAAATAGAATCCAATTTCGAACTCTCTCCTATGCGCAAGTTAGTTGAATTGGAAAAAGCGAAGATGATCATTGACAATCGTCTTACCAGCCAAAACCTAACCGAACCTCAGGTTCGGATTCAAAAAGAGCAGGATGCGATAGAAGTTTCTCTTCCCGGTGTTACCAACTCCGCAGCCATACTTGAAATATTGCAAAATACCGAGACTGTAGAATACAGAATCGAAGAACCGAATCCTTTTGTTTTCCGATCGAAAATCGAAGAAAGCGAAAGAAGATTTATGGACTTGAACCAAAGGGAAGAAACCGATATTTTCAAATTCCAAGAGATTGTGAAAAACAAATTGGGTAAAAAAGCCCAGGACGCGTTTTTGGAATCCTTGGAGAAAAAATACGGCATCCCTCCCGAATATAAAATTTTCGCATACTGGGCCCGCGGGTCCGCTGCCAAGTCGGCACTCTTACCCAGAAGTTTTTCCGTATTGGAAAGAAAGATCGCACTTTCCGGAAACGATATGACAAACGCACAACCTGCGTTCAATTCCAATAGTTACGGTTGGATGGTTAGTTTTACTCTTACTCCGAACGGTGCGGAAAAGTTTTTCGAGCTGACATCTGAAAATCGCGGACGGAATTTAGCGATTGTTTGGGGAGATAAGGTTGTATCCAATCCTGTTATCAATGATCCGATTGCGGGGGGACGCGCCGAAATCTCCGGATCTTTCACACAAGAAGAAGCGATTCGTCTTGCCAATGTGATTTCGGAAGGAGCATTGCCGATTCCACTTTCAGTTCTTGAGATGAGATTCATCGGACCGACCCTCGGGATTGAATCGA
The nucleotide sequence above comes from Leptospira kobayashii. Encoded proteins:
- a CDS encoding MiaB/RimO family radical SAM methylthiotransferase; the protein is MPKTKEKEDTLPKSFYITTLGCPKNTVDSMSMHQSLLKEGLLPANDPEASDFHLINTCTFIQDATKETIQTILDSIDLKKKNNQKLVVVGCFAERAGKEISDDLPEVDLHFGTGKYDQAGDILKKTFPLDFKEIKEFNEDILERLTLSNSIENYSKPYSYVKISDGCNRGCHFCIIPNLRGKFRDSSEESVLSDTRRAIAAGAKEIALVSQDTVFYGKDTDKLLGLIESVSEVEGLQILRLLYLYPDKKTERLLDLYGKIDKIAPYLESPLQHVSKSVLKSMNRTGEYSYFKSLFEKARSVKPGLEIRTSFILGFPGETMADVDEIIRFIQDVKPEKVNLFPYSPQEGTKGFDLEGKLKDKEISKRVNLVRDAYLEVLKDTHQSRIGKIYPAIVDEVTEEGATVRRFQDAPEIDEVVFVEDRNLQVGQIGKVRVESFFELDMAGSWVA
- a CDS encoding helix-turn-helix domain-containing protein, giving the protein MNTKRVGQIIKEAREEKKLSVKDVAKDTNIAAKYIIALETEDYSQFPAETFALGFLKNYASYLKLDTAMLLNLYRGEQIEESQAPLEELTRPTTSSFTLDRNKLITIVSVALFVISAYIIYLSFQESGSSIADEETTTSSSESTPVSSAEIPSGINFVSQSVPENASVPFILTEDRGVSFSVNNQQCKMFIKGVQGGKAIIGFNIFPEKNVYSFQSAEGEETVLSYKIAELSALRRDIRVVTQAVTEKSAKVLVTLKEEREGVASKPVGDVPIQVTLFFSKPSYVEFVIDGQMGERGLVSAGEVKHLEARDRLEMKVGDGGAVEMVQNGKERSVLGKPGKLVKKIFIRKQNPYDSTQSIIGELGE
- the secD gene encoding protein translocase subunit SecD; translation: MRSFSLLLIPALIIAVSFTILYPNFADRTLNLSVQPDVYNLDEETKQKVVSGFFERWEKDYNANGKWFIEPNAGLPPKETPIYKVKGRFITSAKINQISQENQKLILESKNKLEPTLIEELIRGGKSLSIKLGLDLQGGMRVVLKGDFEDYSAKLRDIYAKEISELKATIADVAKPAEDKKKATSRLEEIESNFELSPMRKLVELEKAKMIIDNRLTSQNLTEPQVRIQKEQDAIEVSLPGVTNSAAILEILQNTETVEYRIEEPNPFVFRSKIEESERRFMDLNQREETDIFKFQEIVKNKLGKKAQDAFLESLEKKYGIPPEYKIFAYWARGSAAKSALLPRSFSVLERKIALSGNDMTNAQPAFNSNSYGWMVSFTLTPNGAEKFFELTSENRGRNLAIVWGDKVVSNPVINDPIAGGRAEISGSFTQEEAIRLANVISEGALPIPLSVLEMRFIGPTLGIESIEVGIRAVIIGFILVMLYMIIYYRLGGLVADLSLLANVIILAALLSLMDFTLTLPGFAGLILTMGMAVDANVLIYERIREEIESGSALPIAVTAGFQNAFWTIMDANITTLIAGILMIRLGNGPIKGFAITLCWGIITTLFTSLFLSRLFVELLVNRIGVRHLNLRPFFFGKKAVSNV
- the yajC gene encoding preprotein translocase subunit YajC, whose amino-acid sequence is MYTIQLLASSFFFFAQDAGADSTKSSFQTLLIIPIMLVAMYFLVILPNKKEDKKRKEMIANLQKGDTVVTNSGLHGKIVEFKDNNETVVINISANTNVTFETSAIQKKK
- a CDS encoding LolA family protein, with product MKVRIGLVFVCLLVWFPIFPQTGPAHNWHSPSEVVKKIKKKFSEINSYSADFQIKSVENKKEKTMRGKSLYKRPGKIRYNFNEPEGDEIVSDGKTLYIFIKRLGAVGKQDLSLDKKNSSGALFTTNSADGLSRLFRKYHYKFDAIEQPRIVFEKDPTKYFVLELDQREKIGGFEKMKLFVDSESYLIKRAIATDGRGKETTIAFSNINFEEEIQDGVFNFHMSGNAKIVNNPLVSEN
- the trpD gene encoding anthranilate phosphoribosyltransferase, with amino-acid sequence MTELNLREILNKAISKAHLTKEESKFFLNEVMNGKVSEILLASFLTALKQKGETLEELVGFVSAMRENAEKPTSRFDFDFIDTCGTGGDGRGSFNISTLSAFTLAALGAKVAKHGNRSVSSLSGSSDILQSVGYDFERPKEDLEAEFTRTGFVFLFAPAWHPSMKYAGPVRKELGFRTFFNLIGPLSNPFRPAFQVVGVYEKALLSTVSGILKELGSKRSIVCHSEDGLDEFSIFAPTDYSYFDGKTTQSLRFDPKSLPLKKQIEPKDVFANSKEESFRLFSEVLSGKETSGTDMVALNAGAGLFVLGRVESIEEGFGLAKQSILEKKVLKFTQETLNLTLAVSSLDK
- a CDS encoding SRP-less Sec system protein; the protein is MKNSSVTILLTFAISWQIMAQDSLDFLDKVNDKPKSTATVKQKEEAATTTVTKKVTDKAVATTSTKKKRSKKKKAASLAAETNSNLNPNPVQTNPNQTAVIPVNPEPKNLSEPVLKVEEEVSVSGLWIDPKIYVEPDGLPGFGGDATLVRSQNPDDKSLGNSVSTVASKPLFSFSEFFDKYKKAMLILGFIILFAFYRLRMARPSSSSNNRPYRR
- the pgsA gene encoding CDP-diacylglycerol--glycerol-3-phosphate 3-phosphatidyltransferase, coding for MEDWKTIANIPNLLTVLRVLALPFFIFALFQKEINYQIFAFVLFALASITDLVDGYLARKWNQQTEFGKFLDPLADKFLVIGCFITFLFIHEPIEVWMVVLIIGRDMLITFLRYIAVRSGTSLRTTMMGKVKTAFQMGAILIILVIFMLISGKRRAMINDMYSLGRTAGLSTFEIACANAHGFVDLVSSEKEKESSEVFTSIASFVPYFGMLFTTIITVISGLRYIFTNYKLLGFSNLRRIFYDRIKS